A section of the Macadamia integrifolia cultivar HAES 741 chromosome 9, SCU_Mint_v3, whole genome shotgun sequence genome encodes:
- the LOC122089299 gene encoding glutamic acid-rich protein, whose product MVTSSAFFTKISDKKSVREAKARKREQVKLKKRKLDDNENLVESPSHDQICAEGDEPNKVEREKGKDKLTKKKKRKKEKRSKSHAAKSYEDENNSANPKCTGEGDSSCTPDSCQTETQNKITNNTKAPKEANMGIDIKTSDRSKKSSKDKKIDQLSSKKSRKLKGKTDTVDPDEVYYISSEDEDCSKGMKKWIMEYHQSRPGLKILQQRIDEFTTAHEAQEEQARKEREAQAAEGGWTVVVHHKGRKKTTDSESGITVGAVAQAAVVDKMSKKKSKEVGIDFYRFQRREAQRNEIMMLQSKFEQDRKRIQQLRAARKFRPY is encoded by the exons ATGGTTACTTCGTCGGCTTTCTTCACCAAAATTTCAG ATAAAAAATCTGTTAGAGAAGCGAAAGCCCGCAAAAGAGAGCAGGtgaaattgaagaagaggaaattGGATGATAATGAAAATCTCGTCGAATCACCTTCCCATGATCAGATATGTGCTGAAG GGGATGAGCCAAATAAAgtggaaagagagaaaggaaaggacaaattaacgaagaagaagaagagaaaaaaggagaagagaagtaaATCTCATGCTGCGAAAAGTTACGAAGATGAGAACAACTCTGCAAATCCAAAAT gtacTGGGGAGGGGGACTCTAGTTGTACACCAGATTCGTGTCAAACTGAGACTCAAAACAAGATAACGAACAACACCAAAGCACCTAAGGAAGCTAATATGGGAATTGATATCAAAACTT CTGATAGATCCAAGAAATCATCGAAAGATAAAAAGATAGACCAACTTTCATCTAAGAAGAGTAGAAAGTTAAAGGGAAAGACAGATACGGTTGACCCAGATGAAGTTTATTACATCTCTTCAGAGGATGAGGACTGCTCAAAAGGAATGAAAA AGTGGATAATGGAATACCATCAAAGTAGACCAGGATTGAAGATACTGCAACAAAGAATTGATGAGTTCACAACTGCCCACGAGGCACAAGAGGAACAG gcaagaaaagagagagaagctcaAGCTGCAGAAGGAGGGTGGACAGTTGTGGTACATCATAAAGGTAGGAAAAAAACAACGGATTCTGAAAGTGGGATTACCGTGGGAGCTGTTGCCCAGGCTGCTGTGGTAGATAAAATGagcaaaaagaaaagcaaagaagttGGGATAGACTTCTACAGATTTCAGAGAAGAGAAGCCCAGAGAAATG AGATTATGATGTTGCAGAGCAAATTTGAGCAGGACAGAAAGCGGATACAACAGTTGAGAGCTGCAAGGAAGTTCCGGCCCTACTGA
- the LOC122089288 gene encoding S-adenosylmethionine decarboxylase proenzyme-like translates to MAFPVSAIGFEGYEKRLEISFFEPGIFSDPGGKGLRSLTKTQLDEILTPAECTIVGSLSNAEVDSYILSESSLFVYSYKIIIKTCGTTKLLLSIPPILELAASLSLSVRAVRYTRGSFIFPGAQSFPHRNFSEEVAILDGYFGKLGSGGRAYVMSSLVESQKWHTYSACAEMDNIQNPVYTLEMCMTGLDNKKASVFYKTQASSAVEMTNVSGIRNILPHSKISDFEFDPCGYSMNSIEGAAISTIHVTPEDGFSYSSFEAAGYNLKTLNLKQLIGRVLSCFQPKEFSVAIHATDGSWDCPLDIPGYEGGESSCQLLGLGGSVVYQSFVGNDDLGSPRSILKCCWKEDEDDQDDAVIVKC, encoded by the coding sequence ATGGCCTTCCCTGTCTCTGCAATTGGATTTGAAGGCTATGAGAAGAGGCTTGAAATATCTTTCTTTGAGCCTGGAATCTTTTCTGATCCTGGAGGAAAGGGCCTCCGTTCTTTGACCAAAACTCAGCTGGATGAGATCCTTACGCCAGCTGAATGCACAATAGTTGGGTCACTTTCAAATGCAGAAGTTGACTCATACATCCTTTCTGAGTCCAGCCTTTTCGTTTACTCTTACAAGATTATCATCAAAACTTGTGGTACCACAAAACTTCTTCTCTCGATTCCGCCAATCCTTGAGTTAGCtgcctctctttccctctctgtaAGAGCTGTTAGGTACACTCGTGGAAGTTTCATATTTCCAGGAGCTCAGTCATTTCCACATCGTAACTTTTCAGAGGAGGTTGCGATACTTGACGGTTATTTTGGGAAGCTTGGATCAGGCGGTAGAGCTTATGTGATGAGCAGTCTGGTTGAGTCACAAAAGTGGCACACATACTCTGCTTGTGCAGAAATGGACAACATCCAGAACCCAGTTTATACTCTTGAGATGTGTATGACCGGCTTGGACAACAAGAAGGCTTCTGTTTTCTACAAGACTCAAGCAAGCTCTGCAGTTGAGATGACTAATGTTTCTGGTATAAGGAACATTCTTCCACATTCCAAGATCtctgattttgaatttgatcCATGTGGTTACTCTATGAATTCCATCGAAGGTGCTGCAATCTCTACAATTCATGTTACCCCGGAAGATGGTTTCAGTTATTCAAGCTTTGAAGCAGCAGGCTACAATTTGAAAACTCTGAATCTGAAACAATTGATAGGCCGGGTTTTGTCATGTTTCCAACCAAAGGAGTTCTCTGTAGCTATTCATGCCACTGATGGCTCGTGGGACTGCCCACTGGATATTCCGGGATATGAGGGTGGAGAGAGTAGCTGTCAACTTCTTGGATTGGGTGGCTCTGTTGTTTACCAGAGTTTTGTTGGGAATGATGATTTGGGGTCTCCCAGGTCAATTTTGAAGTGCTGCTGGAAGGAGGATGAAGATGACCAGGATGATGCTGTGATCGTTAAATGCTAG